Genomic window (Rosa chinensis cultivar Old Blush chromosome 6, RchiOBHm-V2, whole genome shotgun sequence):
TGCCTTTCTGTTATTATAATTGCTTTGTTTTGAATCATGCACAGAAAATTGACAGTGGACTAGAGATCGGAGACTGAGGAGTGTTTGGGAAAAGAAGCATTTATTTAGTGAAAAGTGCATTTTGTGTTTTACACTtttacttaaattttttttatttttgaatttctcaacaagcaccaactagacTTTATGATGTTTTGTCAGTCGTTGACATCGAGGTTGAACACTCTTGTCCCTTTGCCACCAAGATTTCAAAATTCCAAACTTTCTTCCAATTCCATCTTTAAATTAATGGACTTCCAGAAGAAGGGTTGTTTTTTTCTCCTTGGATTCCTCCTTTTATGGTTTAGAATAAATTCATTTAATTTATGGTCATCGTCTACCTCTTTGAATTTGGAATCCTTGTTTTATGTCTAGTACATTGGATTCCTTCTACTAAATGATTAGCAGTGTTGTACTATCATTGAATGATGCCTGTGTTGCAAATAACccagaggaagaaaaagaatgatGCCTGGGGACATTGTCTTTGCTGACTTTGCACCATTCACAGGAAGAGCATGCATGTATacaaatttgaaaagaaaaactaatttAAAGAgatacaaataaataaaagaataacAAGTTTGGCTTCGTTCCTATgactccctaaaccctaaacaagtTCGGTAATAAGATGTACCCCATCACTCTCGAGAGCTGGGTCTCTTTTGTTTCCGGAAAGTAGTTTTTTGGAAATGAAAGCAAACTAaaaggtttgaactttgaaatgATTCTTTTAAGTCGAGGTTGCAAATACTATTTTCTAGCGTTTAGTTCgagaaccaaacgaggcctaaaatGTCTAATTGGAATTGGGTACCCTTGGGCTGGGGAGGCCCATATAGGAAAGCCTAGGTGAGACCCTGATCTTTGGGCTTGGTCTAGGTGAAGGGATTGGGGCATAACTTTCATGGCGGCCCAATGAGACTCTTGGTGATAGATTGACTTTCTCAAGAGCTAGGGATTGAAGGTCAGCTGGATAGTCCCTCACACACCCAATACGTGGCCCAATGCCACTGCTCCACTTGCAAGCCAGACGCTTTGACATGTCAAATGCTTGTGcttgttcttcttctgcttcatCTGCATTACTACTTGAACTGCTCCCATTACTCtcaagttgttgttgttgatgatgatCTGCTGGAACTTCAATGGCAACACCACTACTAGAATCATCCAAGGTCACTTTGGTTGTGGATGAACCAGTCACCTCTGGCTTAGAGAACTCCTCATTTTGATATGCTTTGTCTTCATCAACAGCATACATCTGTAAAACAGTAAATAATTTTCAAAATTCAATCTTTATTTTACTTGGTGTAAAAATAAACATCTTTTGCTTATTAGCCTATTCACCTTGACATTGGTGAGGTCTACATTGTGCTCTTTCAGGAAGCTAATGAATTCCTTGAAGTTGTCTGCGGTTGGAAGATAGTGACCACTGTATGGCCATATAGCCTGAATAAAAACGAAAGTGAGAGATAAGGAATTTGATTAATTAGCTTAGCACTACGTATAGTtgagaaattaaaattaaatctaACTGTATGATACAATATATGTACCTCAAGAACCCCATTATGAGCAACTAGTCTTCCAGCTGCAGTAGTAGCCCCTCCAGAGAGGAAACTTGAATGCTGAAAAACACCTTTCTTTTTCTGGCCTACATATAAAGACCTTGATGTGCTCAGCACAAATATCCACTTTGACCCTTCGTCTGTGTCAACAAGGAACCCTGATTGCTTTTGCACTAGCTTTCCCTCCTCTACAATCACTTCATATGcttgtctctctctctgcaataaaCAATGAAAAGGTCAAAACTATTACTATGGAGGCTGCACATTATGAACATCAAAGTAGTAATTAGTGACTAGTATTTGAGTTCTTACTGGTTCAAGATATTTGATGCACTGGCGTTGGAGATCAGGCCTCGGACACTTCTTGACATTTGTGTCTTTACCATCACCAACATCCAACCTTCAGATTCAGGGTGAAGGAAAAACAGGTTTAACATCATGAGTGCTAAACTCGTAGAAAACTAAGAAAATCTTATACGACTGTGTGTGATAGAAGATGTTTCCATTACCAGTAGAAGAAAGGTTGAGTGCTCTTGCAAGCAGTCCACACATCATAGTAGAATTGCAAATTGTGTCCATACCGATGGCGTGGATCAATCTGCAGTAAAAAAGAGCATCAATTTTCAGTTTCTGTTTGATCAGTTCCGAtgtcactaaaaaaaaaaaatgtctggATCAGTAAGCCTAGTTAGAGGATTGTCCATATAGTCCAATTTCTAAGAATTTATTAGGATCACTATCTAATGATCCTTGCACGCCAACAATGTCTTTCAGCTTAAAATACATGGACTGCTTTATAGAATCCTAGTGAAATGAGCTGTTACTTTCTTCTATTATTCAATGAAAAAAGTACAAGAATCATAAACAACAGAGTTTTGTAAACAGaattaaaaagggaaaaaagcACAATGAAGACAGCTTTCTGTACAAAATTGAATGTATAGAAGTGCATGGATATGTACTCACAGCTTCAAGCCAATGCTGCAGGGCTAGTTTCTGAGCCTTCTCATCCTTGCACAACCCCTTCCCTAACTACAAACACATACATATTGGTTTGTTAACTTTGATCTCCTCCACTAATTTGCACATCTCAGCAATTTCATTCACATAACCAAATTAAATTAGTACCTTAGCTGC
Coding sequences:
- the LOC112169912 gene encoding IQ domain-containing protein IQM1; this encodes MGLTGTMETLTVRSMSLSTEDSEPHNKSNGFDYKKSTERSMGFKKREPKEEKLKTASDTFDEKLHSDSSVGRNCEKMQIKKPTILLPEPIMLFSPKPASSERDAAATRLQKVYKSYRTRRNLADCAVVVEELWWKAVELAALERSSVSFFDIEKHETAVSKWTRARKRAAKLGKGLCKDEKAQKLALQHWLEAIDPRHRYGHNLQFYYDVWTACKSTQPFFYWLDVGDGKDTNVKKCPRPDLQRQCIKYLEPRERQAYEVIVEEGKLVQKQSGFLVDTDEGSKWIFVLSTSRSLYVGQKKKGVFQHSSFLSGGATTAAGRLVAHNGVLEAIWPYSGHYLPTADNFKEFISFLKEHNVDLTNVKMYAVDEDKAYQNEEFSKPEVTGSSTTKVTLDDSSSGVAIEVPADHHQQQQLESNGSSSSSNADEAEEEQAQAFDMSKRLACKWSSGIGPRIGCVRDYPADLQSLALEKVNLSPRVSLGRHESYAPIPSPRPSPKIRVSPRLSYMGLPSPRVPNSN